A genomic region of Macaca mulatta isolate MMU2019108-1 chromosome 5, T2T-MMU8v2.0, whole genome shotgun sequence contains the following coding sequences:
- the ZBTB49 gene encoding zinc finger and BTB domain-containing protein 49 isoform X3 gives MYTSHLDLNQDNIQVMLDTAQCLQVQNVLSLCHTFLKSATAVQPPGMPCNSTLSLQSTLTPDATCVINENNYPPHLLQECSADAQRNKVLDESHPHASPSVNRHHSAGEVSKQAPDTSDGSCTQLPFKQPNYYYKLRNFYSKQYHKHAAGPSQERVVEQPFAFSTSTDLTTVDSQPCAVSHSECILESPEHLPSNFLAQPVNDSAPHPESDATCQQPAKQMRLKKAIHLKKLNFLKSQKSAEQISEPKSDDGLTKRMESASENTLEKASSQSAEEKESEEVVSCENFNCLSETERHEDPAALEDQSQTLQSQRQYACELCRKPFKHPSNLELHKRSHTGEKPFECNICGKHFSQAGNLQTHLRRHSGEKPYICEICGKRFAASGDVQRHIIIHSGEKPHLCDICGRGFSNFSNLKEHKKTHTADKVFTCDECGKSFNMQRKLVKHRIRHTGERPYSCSACGHLTAPMRTRRLRIRSLMTCDHSVGAGIPIHTASKEGVCVPMTGKCFGGSGDLRRHVRTHTGEKPYTCEICNKCFTRSAVLRRHKKMHCKAGDESPDVLEELSQAIETSDLEKSQSSDSFSQDTSVTLMPVSVKLPVHPVENSVAEFDSHSGGSYCKLRSMIQPHGVSDQEKLSLDPGKLAKPQMQQTQPQTYAYSDVDTPAGGEQLQADGMAMIRSSLAALDNHCGDPLGSRASSTAYRNSEGQFFSSMTLWGLAMKTLQNENELDQ, from the exons ATGTACACTTCTCATCTAGATCTTAACCAGGACAATATACAAGTAATGCTGGACACAGCACAGTGTTTGCAAGTTCAAAATGTTCTGAGTCTGtgtcacacatttttaaaatcagccacTGCAGTACAGCCACCTGGCATGCCTTGTAATAGTACATTGTCTCTGCAAAGCACCCTGACCCCAGATGCCACTTGTGTTATCAATGAAAACAACTACCCCCCTCATTTACTGCAGGAATGTTCGGCAGATGCACAGCGTAATAAAGTGTTGGATGAATCGCATCCGCATGCTTCACCATCAGTTAATCGTCATCACTCCGCAGGTGAAGTCTCAAAACAAGCCCCTGATACTTCAGACGGCAGCTGCACACAACTGCCTTTCAAACAGCCAAATTACTATTACAAACTCAGAAACTTTTACAGTAAGCAGTACCATAAACACGCAGCTGGTCCCAGTCAGGAGCGAGTTGTTGAGCAGCCTTTTGCTTTCAGCACCTCCACAGACCTTACCACGGTAGACAGCCAGCCTTGTGCTGTCAGTCATTCCGAATGCATCCTGGAGTCTCCTGAGCACTTACCTTCCAACTTCCTGGCCCAGCCTGTGAATGACTCTGCCCCACACCCTGAGTCAGACGCCACGTGCCAACAACCTGCCAAGCAGATGAGGCTCAAAAAGGCCATTCATCTGAAGAAACTCAATTTCCTGAAGTCACAGAAATCCGCAGAGCAAATATCTGAACCCAAGTCAGATGATGGTTTGACAAAGAGGATGGAATCTGCTAGTGAAAATACCCTAGAGAAAGCTAGCAGccaaagtgctgaagaaaaagaaagtgaagaagtCGTCAGTTGTGAGAATTTTAATTGCCTTAGTGAGACGGAGAGGCACGAAGACCCGGCTGCGCTGGAAGACCAGTCCCAGACACTTCAGTCCCAGAGACAATATGCGTGTGAATTATGCAGGAAACCTTTTAAACACCCAAGCAACTTGGAGCTTCACAAACGGTCTCATACAG gtgaGAAACCTTTTGAATGTAACATTTGTGGGAAACATTTCTCTCAG GCAGGTAACTTGCAGACTCACTTACGACGGCATTCTGGTGAAAAACCATACATCTGCGAGATCTGTGGAAAGAG GTTTGCAGCCTCTGGCGACGTCCAACGTCACATTATTATTCACTCAGGAGAAAAACCACACTTGTGTGACATCTGTGGTCGAG GGTTTAGTAACTTCAGTAATTTGAAGGAGCACAAAAAGACACACACGGCTGATAAAGTCTTCACCTGTGATGAGTGTGGAAAGTCTTTTAATATGCAAAGGAAGTTAGTAAAGCACAGAATTCGGCACACGGGGGAGCGGCCTTACAGCTGCTCTGCCTGCG GGCACCTGACTGCTCCGATGAGGACACGGAGACTCAGGATCAGGTCGCTCATGACCTGTGATCACAGCGTTGGAGCCGGGATTCCTATACACACGGCCTCTAAAGAGGGAGTGTGTGTACCCATGACAG ggaAATGTTTTGGGGGGTCAGGTGACCTCCGCAGACATGTCCGCACTCACACTGGGGAGAAGCCGTACACGTGTGAGATCTGTAACAAGTGCTTTACCCGCTCCGCAGTGCTCCGGCGGCACAAGAAGATGCACTGCAAAGCTGGTGACGAGAGCCCAGACGTGCTGGAGGAGCTCAGCCAAGCTATCGAGACCTCCGACCTGGAGAAATCTCAGAGCTCAGACTCTTTCTCCCAAGACACGTCCGTGACGCTGATGCCAGTGTCGGTTAAACTCCCTGTCCACCCAGTGGAAAATTCTGTGGCGGAATTTGATAGCCATTCTGGCGGCTCCTATTGTAAGTTACGGTCCATGATCCAACCTCATGGAGTTAGTGACCAGGAGAAGCTGAGTTTGGATCCTGGTAAACTTGCCAAGCCCCAGATGCAGCAGACACAGCCTCAGACCTATGCTTACTCGGATGTGGACACCCCAGCCGGTGGCGAGCAGCTGCAGGCCGATGGCATGGCCATGATCCGCTCCTCTCTGGCTGCTTTGGACAACCACTGCGGTGATCCCCTGGGCAGTCGAGCATCTTCCACCGCTTATAGGAACTCAGAGGGCCAGTTTTTCTCCAGCATGACTCTCTGGGGCCTAGCGATGAAGACGCTGCAGAATGAAAACGAGTTAGACCAGTGA
- the ZBTB49 gene encoding zinc finger and BTB domain-containing protein 49 isoform X1 encodes MDPVATHSCHLLQQLHEQRIQGLLCDCMLVVKGVCFKAHKNVLAAFSQYFRSLFQNSSSQKSDVFHLDVKNVSGIGQILDFMYTSHLDLNQDNIQVMLDTAQCLQVQNVLSLCHTFLKSATAVQPPGMPCNSTLSLQSTLTPDATCVINENNYPPHLLQECSADAQRNKVLDESHPHASPSVNRHHSAGEVSKQAPDTSDGSCTQLPFKQPNYYYKLRNFYSKQYHKHAAGPSQERVVEQPFAFSTSTDLTTVDSQPCAVSHSECILESPEHLPSNFLAQPVNDSAPHPESDATCQQPAKQMRLKKAIHLKKLNFLKSQKSAEQISEPKSDDGLTKRMESASENTLEKASSQSAEEKESEEVVSCENFNCLSETERHEDPAALEDQSQTLQSQRQYACELCRKPFKHPSNLELHKRSHTGEKPFECNICGKHFSQAGNLQTHLRRHSGEKPYICEICGKRFAASGDVQRHIIIHSGEKPHLCDICGRGFSNFSNLKEHKKTHTADKVFTCDECGKSFNMQRKLVKHRIRHTGERPYSCSACGHLTAPMRTRRLRIRSLMTCDHSVGAGIPIHTASKEGVCVPMTGKCFGGSGDLRRHVRTHTGEKPYTCEICNKCFTRSAVLRRHKKMHCKAGDESPDVLEELSQAIETSDLEKSQSSDSFSQDTSVTLMPVSVKLPVHPVENSVAEFDSHSGGSYCKLRSMIQPHGVSDQEKLSLDPGKLAKPQMQQTQPQTYAYSDVDTPAGGEQLQADGMAMIRSSLAALDNHCGDPLGSRASSTAYRNSEGQFFSSMTLWGLAMKTLQNENELDQ; translated from the exons GAGCCTCTTTCAGAATTCTTCAAGCCAGAAGAGTGATGTTTTTCACTTGGATGTTAAAAACGTCAGTGGCATAGGGCAGATCCTGGACTTCATGTACACTTCTCATCTAGATCTTAACCAGGACAATATACAAGTAATGCTGGACACAGCACAGTGTTTGCAAGTTCAAAATGTTCTGAGTCTGtgtcacacatttttaaaatcagccacTGCAGTACAGCCACCTGGCATGCCTTGTAATAGTACATTGTCTCTGCAAAGCACCCTGACCCCAGATGCCACTTGTGTTATCAATGAAAACAACTACCCCCCTCATTTACTGCAGGAATGTTCGGCAGATGCACAGCGTAATAAAGTGTTGGATGAATCGCATCCGCATGCTTCACCATCAGTTAATCGTCATCACTCCGCAGGTGAAGTCTCAAAACAAGCCCCTGATACTTCAGACGGCAGCTGCACACAACTGCCTTTCAAACAGCCAAATTACTATTACAAACTCAGAAACTTTTACAGTAAGCAGTACCATAAACACGCAGCTGGTCCCAGTCAGGAGCGAGTTGTTGAGCAGCCTTTTGCTTTCAGCACCTCCACAGACCTTACCACGGTAGACAGCCAGCCTTGTGCTGTCAGTCATTCCGAATGCATCCTGGAGTCTCCTGAGCACTTACCTTCCAACTTCCTGGCCCAGCCTGTGAATGACTCTGCCCCACACCCTGAGTCAGACGCCACGTGCCAACAACCTGCCAAGCAGATGAGGCTCAAAAAGGCCATTCATCTGAAGAAACTCAATTTCCTGAAGTCACAGAAATCCGCAGAGCAAATATCTGAACCCAAGTCAGATGATGGTTTGACAAAGAGGATGGAATCTGCTAGTGAAAATACCCTAGAGAAAGCTAGCAGccaaagtgctgaagaaaaagaaagtgaagaagtCGTCAGTTGTGAGAATTTTAATTGCCTTAGTGAGACGGAGAGGCACGAAGACCCGGCTGCGCTGGAAGACCAGTCCCAGACACTTCAGTCCCAGAGACAATATGCGTGTGAATTATGCAGGAAACCTTTTAAACACCCAAGCAACTTGGAGCTTCACAAACGGTCTCATACAG gtgaGAAACCTTTTGAATGTAACATTTGTGGGAAACATTTCTCTCAG GCAGGTAACTTGCAGACTCACTTACGACGGCATTCTGGTGAAAAACCATACATCTGCGAGATCTGTGGAAAGAG GTTTGCAGCCTCTGGCGACGTCCAACGTCACATTATTATTCACTCAGGAGAAAAACCACACTTGTGTGACATCTGTGGTCGAG GGTTTAGTAACTTCAGTAATTTGAAGGAGCACAAAAAGACACACACGGCTGATAAAGTCTTCACCTGTGATGAGTGTGGAAAGTCTTTTAATATGCAAAGGAAGTTAGTAAAGCACAGAATTCGGCACACGGGGGAGCGGCCTTACAGCTGCTCTGCCTGCG GGCACCTGACTGCTCCGATGAGGACACGGAGACTCAGGATCAGGTCGCTCATGACCTGTGATCACAGCGTTGGAGCCGGGATTCCTATACACACGGCCTCTAAAGAGGGAGTGTGTGTACCCATGACAG ggaAATGTTTTGGGGGGTCAGGTGACCTCCGCAGACATGTCCGCACTCACACTGGGGAGAAGCCGTACACGTGTGAGATCTGTAACAAGTGCTTTACCCGCTCCGCAGTGCTCCGGCGGCACAAGAAGATGCACTGCAAAGCTGGTGACGAGAGCCCAGACGTGCTGGAGGAGCTCAGCCAAGCTATCGAGACCTCCGACCTGGAGAAATCTCAGAGCTCAGACTCTTTCTCCCAAGACACGTCCGTGACGCTGATGCCAGTGTCGGTTAAACTCCCTGTCCACCCAGTGGAAAATTCTGTGGCGGAATTTGATAGCCATTCTGGCGGCTCCTATTGTAAGTTACGGTCCATGATCCAACCTCATGGAGTTAGTGACCAGGAGAAGCTGAGTTTGGATCCTGGTAAACTTGCCAAGCCCCAGATGCAGCAGACACAGCCTCAGACCTATGCTTACTCGGATGTGGACACCCCAGCCGGTGGCGAGCAGCTGCAGGCCGATGGCATGGCCATGATCCGCTCCTCTCTGGCTGCTTTGGACAACCACTGCGGTGATCCCCTGGGCAGTCGAGCATCTTCCACCGCTTATAGGAACTCAGAGGGCCAGTTTTTCTCCAGCATGACTCTCTGGGGCCTAGCGATGAAGACGCTGCAGAATGAAAACGAGTTAGACCAGTGA
- the ZBTB49 gene encoding zinc finger and BTB domain-containing protein 49 isoform X2, translating into MDPVATHSCHLLQQLHEQRIQGLLCDCMLVVKGVCFKAHKNVLAAFSQYFRSLFQNSSSQKSDVFHLDVKNVSGIGQILDFMYTSHLDLNQDNIQVMLDTAQCLQVQNVLSLCHTFLKSATAVQPPGMPCNSTLSLQSTLTPDATCVINENNYPPHLLQECSADAQRNKVLDESHPHASPSVNRHHSAGEVSKQAPDTSDGSCTQLPFKQPNYYYKLRNFYSKQYHKHAAGPSQERVVEQPFAFSTSTDLTTVDSQPCAVSHSECILESPEHLPSNFLAQPVNDSAPHPESDATCQQPAKQMRLKKAIHLKKLNFLKSQKSAEQISEPKSDDGLTKRMESASENTLEKASSQSAEEKESEEVVSCENFNCLSETERHEDPAALEDQSQTLQSQRQYACELCRKPFKHPSNLELHKRSHTGEKPFECNICGKHFSQAGNLQTHLRRHSGEKPYICEICGKRFAASGDVQRHIIIHSGEKPHLCDICGRGFSNFSNLKEHKKTHTADKVFTCDECGKSFNMQRKLVKHRIRHTGERPYSCSACGKCFGGSGDLRRHVRTHTGEKPYTCEICNKCFTRSAVLRRHKKMHCKAGDESPDVLEELSQAIETSDLEKSQSSDSFSQDTSVTLMPVSVKLPVHPVENSVAEFDSHSGGSYCKLRSMIQPHGVSDQEKLSLDPGKLAKPQMQQTQPQTYAYSDVDTPAGGEQLQADGMAMIRSSLAALDNHCGDPLGSRASSTAYRNSEGQFFSSMTLWGLAMKTLQNENELDQ; encoded by the exons GAGCCTCTTTCAGAATTCTTCAAGCCAGAAGAGTGATGTTTTTCACTTGGATGTTAAAAACGTCAGTGGCATAGGGCAGATCCTGGACTTCATGTACACTTCTCATCTAGATCTTAACCAGGACAATATACAAGTAATGCTGGACACAGCACAGTGTTTGCAAGTTCAAAATGTTCTGAGTCTGtgtcacacatttttaaaatcagccacTGCAGTACAGCCACCTGGCATGCCTTGTAATAGTACATTGTCTCTGCAAAGCACCCTGACCCCAGATGCCACTTGTGTTATCAATGAAAACAACTACCCCCCTCATTTACTGCAGGAATGTTCGGCAGATGCACAGCGTAATAAAGTGTTGGATGAATCGCATCCGCATGCTTCACCATCAGTTAATCGTCATCACTCCGCAGGTGAAGTCTCAAAACAAGCCCCTGATACTTCAGACGGCAGCTGCACACAACTGCCTTTCAAACAGCCAAATTACTATTACAAACTCAGAAACTTTTACAGTAAGCAGTACCATAAACACGCAGCTGGTCCCAGTCAGGAGCGAGTTGTTGAGCAGCCTTTTGCTTTCAGCACCTCCACAGACCTTACCACGGTAGACAGCCAGCCTTGTGCTGTCAGTCATTCCGAATGCATCCTGGAGTCTCCTGAGCACTTACCTTCCAACTTCCTGGCCCAGCCTGTGAATGACTCTGCCCCACACCCTGAGTCAGACGCCACGTGCCAACAACCTGCCAAGCAGATGAGGCTCAAAAAGGCCATTCATCTGAAGAAACTCAATTTCCTGAAGTCACAGAAATCCGCAGAGCAAATATCTGAACCCAAGTCAGATGATGGTTTGACAAAGAGGATGGAATCTGCTAGTGAAAATACCCTAGAGAAAGCTAGCAGccaaagtgctgaagaaaaagaaagtgaagaagtCGTCAGTTGTGAGAATTTTAATTGCCTTAGTGAGACGGAGAGGCACGAAGACCCGGCTGCGCTGGAAGACCAGTCCCAGACACTTCAGTCCCAGAGACAATATGCGTGTGAATTATGCAGGAAACCTTTTAAACACCCAAGCAACTTGGAGCTTCACAAACGGTCTCATACAG gtgaGAAACCTTTTGAATGTAACATTTGTGGGAAACATTTCTCTCAG GCAGGTAACTTGCAGACTCACTTACGACGGCATTCTGGTGAAAAACCATACATCTGCGAGATCTGTGGAAAGAG GTTTGCAGCCTCTGGCGACGTCCAACGTCACATTATTATTCACTCAGGAGAAAAACCACACTTGTGTGACATCTGTGGTCGAG GGTTTAGTAACTTCAGTAATTTGAAGGAGCACAAAAAGACACACACGGCTGATAAAGTCTTCACCTGTGATGAGTGTGGAAAGTCTTTTAATATGCAAAGGAAGTTAGTAAAGCACAGAATTCGGCACACGGGGGAGCGGCCTTACAGCTGCTCTGCCTGCG ggaAATGTTTTGGGGGGTCAGGTGACCTCCGCAGACATGTCCGCACTCACACTGGGGAGAAGCCGTACACGTGTGAGATCTGTAACAAGTGCTTTACCCGCTCCGCAGTGCTCCGGCGGCACAAGAAGATGCACTGCAAAGCTGGTGACGAGAGCCCAGACGTGCTGGAGGAGCTCAGCCAAGCTATCGAGACCTCCGACCTGGAGAAATCTCAGAGCTCAGACTCTTTCTCCCAAGACACGTCCGTGACGCTGATGCCAGTGTCGGTTAAACTCCCTGTCCACCCAGTGGAAAATTCTGTGGCGGAATTTGATAGCCATTCTGGCGGCTCCTATTGTAAGTTACGGTCCATGATCCAACCTCATGGAGTTAGTGACCAGGAGAAGCTGAGTTTGGATCCTGGTAAACTTGCCAAGCCCCAGATGCAGCAGACACAGCCTCAGACCTATGCTTACTCGGATGTGGACACCCCAGCCGGTGGCGAGCAGCTGCAGGCCGATGGCATGGCCATGATCCGCTCCTCTCTGGCTGCTTTGGACAACCACTGCGGTGATCCCCTGGGCAGTCGAGCATCTTCCACCGCTTATAGGAACTCAGAGGGCCAGTTTTTCTCCAGCATGACTCTCTGGGGCCTAGCGATGAAGACGCTGCAGAATGAAAACGAGTTAGACCAGTGA
- the ZBTB49 gene encoding zinc finger and BTB domain-containing protein 49 isoform X4 produces MYTSHLDLNQDNIQVMLDTAQCLQVQNVLSLCHTFLKSATAVQPPGMPCNSTLSLQSTLTPDATCVINENNYPPHLLQECSADAQRNKVLDESHPHASPSVNRHHSAGEVSKQAPDTSDGSCTQLPFKQPNYYYKLRNFYSKQYHKHAAGPSQERVVEQPFAFSTSTDLTTVDSQPCAVSHSECILESPEHLPSNFLAQPVNDSAPHPESDATCQQPAKQMRLKKAIHLKKLNFLKSQKSAEQISEPKSDDGLTKRMESASENTLEKASSQSAEEKESEEVVSCENFNCLSETERHEDPAALEDQSQTLQSQRQYACELCRKPFKHPSNLELHKRSHTGEKPFECNICGKHFSQAGNLQTHLRRHSGEKPYICEICGKRFAASGDVQRHIIIHSGEKPHLCDICGRGFSNFSNLKEHKKTHTADKVFTCDECGKSFNMQRKLVKHRIRHTGERPYSCSACGKCFGGSGDLRRHVRTHTGEKPYTCEICNKCFTRSAVLRRHKKMHCKAGDESPDVLEELSQAIETSDLEKSQSSDSFSQDTSVTLMPVSVKLPVHPVENSVAEFDSHSGGSYCKLRSMIQPHGVSDQEKLSLDPGKLAKPQMQQTQPQTYAYSDVDTPAGGEQLQADGMAMIRSSLAALDNHCGDPLGSRASSTAYRNSEGQFFSSMTLWGLAMKTLQNENELDQ; encoded by the exons ATGTACACTTCTCATCTAGATCTTAACCAGGACAATATACAAGTAATGCTGGACACAGCACAGTGTTTGCAAGTTCAAAATGTTCTGAGTCTGtgtcacacatttttaaaatcagccacTGCAGTACAGCCACCTGGCATGCCTTGTAATAGTACATTGTCTCTGCAAAGCACCCTGACCCCAGATGCCACTTGTGTTATCAATGAAAACAACTACCCCCCTCATTTACTGCAGGAATGTTCGGCAGATGCACAGCGTAATAAAGTGTTGGATGAATCGCATCCGCATGCTTCACCATCAGTTAATCGTCATCACTCCGCAGGTGAAGTCTCAAAACAAGCCCCTGATACTTCAGACGGCAGCTGCACACAACTGCCTTTCAAACAGCCAAATTACTATTACAAACTCAGAAACTTTTACAGTAAGCAGTACCATAAACACGCAGCTGGTCCCAGTCAGGAGCGAGTTGTTGAGCAGCCTTTTGCTTTCAGCACCTCCACAGACCTTACCACGGTAGACAGCCAGCCTTGTGCTGTCAGTCATTCCGAATGCATCCTGGAGTCTCCTGAGCACTTACCTTCCAACTTCCTGGCCCAGCCTGTGAATGACTCTGCCCCACACCCTGAGTCAGACGCCACGTGCCAACAACCTGCCAAGCAGATGAGGCTCAAAAAGGCCATTCATCTGAAGAAACTCAATTTCCTGAAGTCACAGAAATCCGCAGAGCAAATATCTGAACCCAAGTCAGATGATGGTTTGACAAAGAGGATGGAATCTGCTAGTGAAAATACCCTAGAGAAAGCTAGCAGccaaagtgctgaagaaaaagaaagtgaagaagtCGTCAGTTGTGAGAATTTTAATTGCCTTAGTGAGACGGAGAGGCACGAAGACCCGGCTGCGCTGGAAGACCAGTCCCAGACACTTCAGTCCCAGAGACAATATGCGTGTGAATTATGCAGGAAACCTTTTAAACACCCAAGCAACTTGGAGCTTCACAAACGGTCTCATACAG gtgaGAAACCTTTTGAATGTAACATTTGTGGGAAACATTTCTCTCAG GCAGGTAACTTGCAGACTCACTTACGACGGCATTCTGGTGAAAAACCATACATCTGCGAGATCTGTGGAAAGAG GTTTGCAGCCTCTGGCGACGTCCAACGTCACATTATTATTCACTCAGGAGAAAAACCACACTTGTGTGACATCTGTGGTCGAG GGTTTAGTAACTTCAGTAATTTGAAGGAGCACAAAAAGACACACACGGCTGATAAAGTCTTCACCTGTGATGAGTGTGGAAAGTCTTTTAATATGCAAAGGAAGTTAGTAAAGCACAGAATTCGGCACACGGGGGAGCGGCCTTACAGCTGCTCTGCCTGCG ggaAATGTTTTGGGGGGTCAGGTGACCTCCGCAGACATGTCCGCACTCACACTGGGGAGAAGCCGTACACGTGTGAGATCTGTAACAAGTGCTTTACCCGCTCCGCAGTGCTCCGGCGGCACAAGAAGATGCACTGCAAAGCTGGTGACGAGAGCCCAGACGTGCTGGAGGAGCTCAGCCAAGCTATCGAGACCTCCGACCTGGAGAAATCTCAGAGCTCAGACTCTTTCTCCCAAGACACGTCCGTGACGCTGATGCCAGTGTCGGTTAAACTCCCTGTCCACCCAGTGGAAAATTCTGTGGCGGAATTTGATAGCCATTCTGGCGGCTCCTATTGTAAGTTACGGTCCATGATCCAACCTCATGGAGTTAGTGACCAGGAGAAGCTGAGTTTGGATCCTGGTAAACTTGCCAAGCCCCAGATGCAGCAGACACAGCCTCAGACCTATGCTTACTCGGATGTGGACACCCCAGCCGGTGGCGAGCAGCTGCAGGCCGATGGCATGGCCATGATCCGCTCCTCTCTGGCTGCTTTGGACAACCACTGCGGTGATCCCCTGGGCAGTCGAGCATCTTCCACCGCTTATAGGAACTCAGAGGGCCAGTTTTTCTCCAGCATGACTCTCTGGGGCCTAGCGATGAAGACGCTGCAGAATGAAAACGAGTTAGACCAGTGA